One Mycolicibacterium parafortuitum DNA segment encodes these proteins:
- a CDS encoding ABC transporter permease, which yields MTAVTAMTLPTDRRGRPRRLPSFALDGRLLTVVFIVGLIGLQEILTRTDVLPSGYFPPASQIAEAFVTELTGTAMVSALWQTMSTWLLALGIAVVLGTAAGIMLGLLTPLEALLRPVIEFLRPVPSVALIPLVVLTIGTGSQSALFLAVFAAFWQVLVPAIAGVRAAHPVGLETARSYHLTTWQKIRWIQLPSMLPYLTTAIRLATSTTLILVVTAEIIIQMPGIGYEITMSRSAGNPARMYAFIVLSGLAGIALNALMRRLENKVLSAQGLGDTR from the coding sequence ATGACCGCAGTCACCGCGATGACGCTTCCAACTGACCGCCGAGGAAGGCCCCGCCGCCTCCCCTCGTTCGCGCTCGACGGACGCCTGCTGACGGTGGTGTTCATCGTCGGCCTGATCGGCCTGCAGGAGATCCTCACCCGCACAGACGTGTTGCCTTCCGGCTACTTTCCGCCGGCCAGCCAGATCGCGGAGGCGTTCGTCACCGAGCTGACCGGCACGGCGATGGTCTCGGCGCTGTGGCAGACGATGAGCACCTGGCTGCTCGCGCTGGGCATCGCGGTCGTGTTGGGCACCGCGGCGGGGATCATGCTCGGTCTCCTCACTCCGCTGGAGGCGCTGCTGAGGCCGGTCATCGAGTTCCTCCGGCCGGTGCCGTCGGTGGCGCTGATCCCGCTGGTGGTCCTGACCATCGGCACCGGGTCCCAGAGTGCGCTGTTCCTGGCGGTGTTCGCCGCGTTCTGGCAGGTGCTGGTGCCGGCGATCGCCGGTGTGCGGGCCGCGCATCCGGTAGGGCTGGAGACCGCCCGCAGTTACCACCTGACGACCTGGCAGAAGATCCGCTGGATCCAGCTGCCCAGCATGTTGCCGTACCTGACGACCGCGATCCGGCTGGCCACCTCGACGACGCTGATCCTGGTGGTGACCGCCGAGATCATCATCCAGATGCCCGGTATCGGCTACGAGATCACGATGTCGCGATCGGCCGGAAACCCCGCCCGCATGTACGCCTTCATCGTGCTGAGCGGGCTGGCCGGGATCGCGCTGAACGCGCTGATGCGCCGGTTGGAGAACAAGGTGCTGTCGGCACAGGGACTGGGGGATACGCGATGA
- a CDS encoding FAD-dependent oxidoreductase, which yields MPTALICGGGVAGLSSALHLKQKGWQVQIFESDSELRTAGVGLNIWPNGVRVIDGLGLGGQFRSFAAAMDRWWALDSDGTMTSDVDVSPWPQELGAPVTGARRRRLNAMLADALEPGEIAFDTTAVGYSQTDDSVTVHFEDGRSADGDVLLGADGIGSRIRNAMLGAAPQFTDEGIVRWRGVFPTAEAGVPGNVQADVYGAEGHFGWIPIDATHAYWYGSIGGLSTFDEFRAVYDTWTETPVPRIIACTEPESIIGREIGHYRDHLPRWVDGRVTLIGDSAHPMYPGMAQGANQALIDGQVLAQRLDEHDDVRAALQVFEQERIPIANKMVDYSRLHFDYERTRKEYRSGVGNLQINRYLEFES from the coding sequence GTGCCAACAGCATTGATCTGTGGCGGCGGAGTAGCGGGGCTCTCGTCCGCCCTGCACCTGAAACAGAAGGGCTGGCAGGTCCAGATCTTCGAAAGTGACAGCGAACTCCGCACTGCCGGTGTGGGACTCAACATCTGGCCGAACGGGGTGCGGGTGATCGACGGCCTCGGGCTGGGCGGGCAGTTCCGGTCGTTCGCCGCCGCGATGGACCGGTGGTGGGCCCTCGACAGCGACGGCACCATGACTTCCGATGTCGACGTGAGCCCGTGGCCGCAGGAACTGGGCGCGCCGGTCACCGGGGCACGCAGGCGCCGGCTGAATGCGATGCTCGCCGACGCGCTCGAGCCGGGCGAGATCGCGTTCGACACCACGGCGGTGGGATACAGCCAGACCGACGATTCAGTGACCGTGCACTTCGAGGACGGCCGCAGCGCCGACGGTGATGTGCTGCTGGGCGCCGACGGCATCGGGTCGCGGATCCGCAACGCCATGCTCGGGGCGGCGCCCCAGTTCACCGACGAGGGAATCGTGCGCTGGCGCGGGGTGTTCCCGACCGCCGAGGCCGGCGTCCCGGGCAACGTGCAGGCCGACGTGTACGGCGCCGAAGGGCATTTCGGCTGGATCCCGATCGACGCGACCCACGCCTACTGGTACGGCTCCATCGGCGGGCTGTCCACGTTCGACGAGTTCCGCGCCGTCTATGACACGTGGACCGAGACGCCGGTGCCACGGATCATCGCCTGTACCGAACCGGAATCCATCATCGGCCGCGAGATCGGGCACTACCGCGACCATCTGCCGCGCTGGGTGGACGGCCGGGTCACGCTGATCGGCGACTCCGCGCACCCGATGTATCCCGGGATGGCCCAGGGCGCCAACCAGGCGCTGATCGACGGGCAGGTCCTGGCCCAGCGCCTCGACGAGCACGACGACGTCCGCGCGGCGTTGCAGGTGTTCGAGCAGGAGCGGATTCCGATCGCCAACAAGATGGTGGACTACTCCCGACTGCACTTCGACTACGAGCGCACCCGCAAGGAATACCGATCCGGTGTGGGCAACCTGCAGATCAACCGGTACCTGGAGTTCGAATCATGA
- a CDS encoding NAD(P)-dependent oxidoreductase, with the protein MNIGFIGLGVMGEPMAGHLVDAGHEVVVFNRSRAKVEALEARGAVGGTSPGHVGEKADVVITMLPDSPEVEEVLFGDAGVVSTLRPGSLVIDCSTISPEAAVAIAARLAEHDIAFVDAPVSGGDVGAKAGTLAVMMGGDADAVRRAGEVLMAVAATLMHVGPAGSGQLVKAANQMLVAGNLALVGEAVTLLQRTGVDIDAALAVLGGGLAASKVLEVKAPKMLARDFTPGFRLDLHHKDLKIALAAAERAQIAVPLTGVITQLVQALRSAGDGGLDHSALIKALERLSGASPDDR; encoded by the coding sequence ATGAACATCGGATTCATCGGACTCGGCGTGATGGGCGAGCCCATGGCCGGCCATCTGGTCGACGCCGGCCACGAGGTGGTGGTCTTCAACCGATCCCGCGCGAAGGTCGAGGCGCTCGAGGCCCGGGGTGCGGTCGGCGGCACCAGCCCCGGCCATGTCGGGGAGAAGGCGGACGTCGTCATCACGATGCTGCCCGACTCGCCCGAGGTCGAGGAGGTGCTGTTCGGTGACGCGGGCGTGGTGTCCACACTGCGGCCCGGTTCGCTGGTGATCGATTGCAGCACAATCTCTCCCGAGGCCGCGGTGGCGATCGCCGCTCGGCTGGCCGAGCACGACATCGCGTTCGTGGACGCGCCCGTCAGCGGCGGGGACGTCGGCGCCAAAGCCGGGACGCTCGCGGTGATGATGGGCGGCGACGCGGACGCGGTGCGCCGCGCCGGCGAGGTGCTCATGGCGGTGGCGGCCACGCTGATGCACGTCGGCCCGGCCGGGTCGGGGCAGCTCGTGAAGGCGGCCAACCAGATGCTGGTGGCGGGCAACCTCGCTCTGGTGGGTGAGGCGGTGACGCTGCTGCAGCGCACCGGGGTCGACATCGACGCGGCGCTGGCCGTGCTCGGCGGCGGACTGGCCGCCAGCAAGGTGCTGGAGGTGAAGGCGCCGAAGATGCTGGCTCGCGATTTCACCCCCGGCTTCCGGCTGGACCTGCACCACAAGGACCTCAAGATCGCCCTCGCCGCGGCCGAACGGGCGCAGATCGCGGTGCCGCTGACCGGTGTCATCACCCAGCTGGTGCAGGCGCTGCGCTCGGCCGGCGACGGCGGGCTCGACCACAGCGCCCTGATCAAGGCGCTCGAGCGACTGAGCGGAGCGTCCCCGGACGACCGCTGA
- a CDS encoding D-2-hydroxyacid dehydrogenase, which yields MSLNVVVAGLPKAVQNPENPDEGIWLTQEQKDRITGVAEDVWLEHIPVSELNAGKAPQRPPHAIMVETSGSKKEIEIEQGILKMPGLEQLFNPDLKLLQSMSAGAEHLVGIMPEGVVLANASGVAANAIAETVIAGILAQAKMLRERWDNQAAREWKELPARELAGSTMTVLGTGSIGARTATIARVLGIRTIGVNRSGKPVDGFDETVATAELLDALAQSDYLVIAAPLTPATRGLIDAKALAALKPGGWVANVARGAIHDADALTDALERGHLSGALIDCHVNEPLPADDPLWKAPGAMVFPHDSHASQLLGDRQVDVFVDNLQRLVEGREFRNVVDLTLGY from the coding sequence GTGTCACTCAACGTCGTAGTCGCGGGTCTGCCCAAGGCGGTCCAGAACCCCGAGAATCCCGACGAGGGAATCTGGCTGACCCAGGAACAGAAGGACAGGATCACCGGGGTCGCCGAAGACGTGTGGCTGGAACACATCCCGGTCTCGGAGCTCAACGCCGGCAAGGCGCCGCAGCGTCCGCCGCACGCGATCATGGTCGAGACCAGCGGCTCGAAGAAGGAGATCGAGATCGAGCAGGGCATCCTGAAGATGCCCGGGCTTGAGCAGCTGTTCAACCCGGATCTCAAACTGCTGCAGTCGATGAGCGCGGGCGCCGAGCACCTGGTGGGCATCATGCCTGAGGGCGTGGTGCTGGCCAACGCGTCCGGGGTGGCGGCCAACGCCATCGCCGAGACCGTGATCGCCGGCATCCTCGCGCAGGCGAAGATGCTGCGGGAGCGCTGGGACAACCAGGCCGCGCGGGAGTGGAAGGAACTGCCGGCCCGTGAGCTGGCCGGCTCCACGATGACGGTGCTGGGCACCGGCAGCATCGGGGCGCGGACGGCGACGATCGCGCGGGTGCTGGGCATCCGGACGATCGGTGTCAACCGCAGCGGCAAGCCGGTCGACGGCTTCGACGAGACGGTCGCCACCGCCGAATTGCTCGACGCGCTGGCGCAATCCGACTACCTGGTGATCGCCGCGCCGCTGACCCCGGCCACCCGCGGCCTGATCGACGCGAAGGCCTTGGCAGCGCTCAAGCCCGGCGGATGGGTCGCCAACGTCGCCCGCGGCGCGATCCACGACGCCGACGCGCTCACCGACGCCCTCGAGCGCGGGCATCTGTCCGGCGCGCTGATCGACTGCCACGTCAACGAACCGCTGCCCGCCGACGATCCGCTGTGGAAAGCGCCGGGCGCCATGGTGTTCCCGCACGACTCGCACGCCTCGCAGTTGCTCGGCGACCGGCAGGTGGACGTGTTCGTCGACAACCTGCAGCGGCTGGTCGAGGGTCGGGAGTTCCGCAATGTCGTCGACCTGACCCTCGGGTACTGA
- a CDS encoding alpha/beta fold hydrolase, whose protein sequence is MTDQDCGTRNQLALQGFSLASGGELPDAQVSFRTYGSLSASGDNAVLLFTYYTGDDLSYQPWIGPGRPLDPADHFVVVVDHFGNGVSTSPSTSAGTPFPELRLGDSVRAAELVLDSLGVKDLRLVAGWSLGGMQSLEFAARYPDRVSAVYALCSAARCSPINQVFLDSVSATLTGGDATREQLDAFGRVYAGWAYCEQFFADEVYRELGYSSPADVVARWGEDHQGMHAGDLLAALKMWRAADGDLDTVGQRLGRITARTVLMPSVTDTYFTVAENALEVAWLPDGEMRPLVSPLGHIAGRPGIRAEEQDEVDACLRELLKTS, encoded by the coding sequence ATGACCGACCAGGACTGCGGCACCAGGAATCAGCTTGCCCTACAGGGATTCTCGCTGGCGTCGGGTGGTGAGCTGCCCGACGCGCAGGTCAGCTTCCGCACCTACGGGTCGCTGTCGGCCAGCGGCGACAACGCGGTGCTGTTGTTCACCTACTACACCGGTGACGACCTCAGCTACCAGCCGTGGATCGGGCCGGGACGCCCACTCGATCCCGCTGACCACTTCGTGGTCGTGGTCGACCACTTCGGGAACGGGGTGTCGACGTCACCGTCGACGTCGGCGGGCACCCCGTTTCCCGAGTTGCGGTTGGGCGACAGCGTGCGTGCGGCGGAGCTCGTCCTCGACAGCCTGGGCGTGAAGGACCTGCGCCTGGTCGCGGGATGGTCGTTGGGCGGCATGCAGTCGCTGGAGTTCGCGGCCCGCTACCCCGACCGGGTGTCCGCGGTGTACGCGCTCTGCTCGGCGGCGCGCTGCTCGCCGATCAACCAGGTGTTCCTCGACTCGGTCAGCGCCACACTGACCGGCGGCGATGCCACGCGGGAACAGCTCGACGCGTTCGGCCGGGTCTATGCCGGCTGGGCCTACTGCGAGCAGTTCTTCGCCGACGAGGTGTACCGGGAGTTGGGGTACTCCAGTCCGGCCGACGTGGTCGCGCGCTGGGGCGAGGATCACCAGGGCATGCACGCCGGAGATCTGTTGGCCGCGCTGAAGATGTGGCGAGCCGCCGACGGCGATCTGGACACGGTGGGGCAGCGGCTCGGCCGCATCACTGCCCGCACCGTGCTGATGCCCTCGGTGACCGACACCTACTTCACCGTCGCCGAGAACGCCCTCGAGGTGGCCTGGCTCCCCGACGGGGAGATGCGGCCTCTGGTGTCACCGCTCGGGCATATCGCGGGACGGCCCGGGATCCGCGCCGAAGAACAGGACGAGGTCGACGCTTGCCTGCGCGAGCTACTCAAGACCTCGTGA
- the glnT gene encoding type III glutamate--ammonia ligase — MTHDAAEAEVLGKQLKEDGVRFSIAAYTDLHGNIKGKMVPIDHFRQMSQGSELFTGAALDGLPQDVSDEELSAHPDLDRGFVLPWRKDVALFLSDLYVGGEPFEASTRNTLGRQMKAAEEMGYQFNLGVETEFFVLEDGPKGPSTLSERDTLEKPCYAVPSLLDNLGWLDELVEYMNELGWDVYSFDHEDAQGQFEIDFAYADGLSMADRVVFFRMMANEVARKHGAYVSFMPKPFADRTGSGAHFNMSMAGLDSGLNAFESSDDPRNAGLSEIGYHFAAGIVRHAAAICAVIAPTVNSYKRLVRQGSMSGSTWAPIFASCGNNNRTNMLRIPLGGGRIECRAVDSAANPHLAAAMLLAAGLEGVREKLELEHFHTENLYEVDPVEYQKRGVALLPRTLEEAVDAFEADPFTKEVCGEKLWKSFIDYKRDEWTSYTTAVTDWERNRYLKFF, encoded by the coding sequence ATGACGCATGACGCGGCTGAGGCCGAGGTGCTGGGCAAGCAGTTGAAGGAGGACGGCGTGCGGTTCAGCATCGCCGCCTACACGGATCTGCACGGCAACATCAAGGGAAAGATGGTGCCGATCGACCACTTTCGGCAGATGTCGCAGGGCTCGGAGTTGTTCACCGGCGCGGCCCTGGACGGACTGCCGCAGGACGTCAGCGACGAGGAGCTCTCCGCGCACCCTGACCTGGACCGAGGCTTCGTGCTGCCGTGGCGCAAGGACGTCGCACTGTTCCTGTCCGACCTGTACGTCGGCGGCGAGCCGTTCGAGGCGTCCACGCGTAACACCCTGGGCCGTCAGATGAAGGCCGCCGAGGAGATGGGCTACCAGTTCAACCTCGGCGTCGAGACCGAGTTCTTCGTCCTGGAGGACGGGCCCAAGGGTCCGAGCACCCTCAGCGAGCGCGACACGCTGGAGAAGCCCTGCTACGCGGTCCCTTCCCTGCTCGACAACCTGGGTTGGCTCGACGAGCTTGTCGAGTACATGAACGAACTCGGTTGGGACGTCTACTCGTTCGACCACGAGGACGCTCAGGGCCAGTTCGAGATCGACTTCGCCTACGCAGACGGGCTGTCGATGGCCGACCGCGTGGTGTTCTTCCGCATGATGGCCAACGAGGTCGCCCGCAAGCACGGCGCCTACGTCTCCTTCATGCCCAAGCCGTTCGCCGACCGCACCGGATCAGGCGCGCATTTCAACATGTCGATGGCCGGTCTGGACAGCGGCCTCAACGCCTTCGAGTCCTCCGACGACCCGCGCAACGCCGGCCTCAGTGAGATCGGCTATCACTTCGCGGCCGGGATCGTCCGGCACGCCGCGGCGATCTGCGCGGTCATCGCGCCCACGGTGAACAGCTACAAGCGCCTGGTTCGCCAAGGCAGCATGTCGGGATCGACGTGGGCGCCGATCTTCGCCAGCTGCGGCAACAACAACCGCACCAACATGCTGCGCATCCCGCTCGGCGGCGGCCGGATCGAGTGCCGCGCAGTGGATTCGGCGGCCAACCCGCACCTCGCGGCAGCCATGCTGCTGGCCGCGGGACTGGAAGGCGTGCGCGAGAAGCTGGAGCTGGAGCACTTCCACACCGAGAACCTCTACGAGGTTGACCCCGTCGAGTACCAGAAGCGCGGCGTGGCACTGCTGCCGCGCACGCTCGAGGAGGCGGTGGACGCGTTCGAGGCCGACCCGTTCACCAAGGAGGTGTGCGGCGAGAAGCTCTGGAAGTCGTTCATCGATTACAAGCGCGACGAATGGACCTCCTACACCACGGCGGTGACCGACTGGGAGCGCAATCGCTACCTGAAGTTCTTCTGA
- a CDS encoding GlxA family transcriptional regulator: MASPHRVAVLLLEPVIGFDAAIAPTLFGAAVDATGAPLYEVTVCGLTTGSVSASTGFGIVPPAGAEALTTADTVVIPGTRYPPARLHGRLDEDVATALASVPASARRMSICTGAFVLAAAGVLDGRPATTHWQHTTTFSGLYPRVHLDPNVLFVDDGDVLTSAGLAAGIDLCLHVIRRDHGAQVANAVARYCVVSPSREGGQAQFIQTPLPADDGASTAATRSWAGAHLQEPLTIRRLAEHAGMSPRTFIRRFQEETGQPPGEWVRRRRLDRARELLEVHGSELSVDEVARLSGLGSGANLRHHLRRGLGMSPSSYRRAFAGP, encoded by the coding sequence ATGGCGTCTCCTCACCGGGTCGCGGTGTTGCTGCTCGAACCCGTCATCGGGTTCGACGCCGCGATCGCCCCGACGCTGTTCGGCGCCGCCGTCGACGCGACCGGTGCGCCCCTCTACGAGGTCACCGTGTGCGGGCTGACCACCGGGTCCGTCTCGGCCAGTACCGGTTTCGGAATCGTTCCGCCGGCCGGTGCCGAAGCGCTGACGACCGCCGACACGGTGGTCATCCCGGGCACCCGGTATCCGCCGGCGCGGCTGCACGGCCGGCTCGACGAGGACGTGGCCACCGCGCTGGCAAGCGTCCCGGCCTCGGCGCGCAGGATGTCCATCTGCACCGGGGCGTTCGTGCTGGCCGCCGCGGGCGTGCTCGACGGACGGCCGGCCACCACCCACTGGCAGCACACCACGACGTTCAGCGGGCTCTATCCCCGGGTGCACCTCGATCCGAACGTGTTGTTCGTCGACGACGGCGACGTGCTGACCTCGGCGGGACTGGCCGCCGGTATCGACCTGTGCCTACATGTGATTCGCCGCGACCACGGCGCGCAGGTGGCCAACGCGGTGGCCCGCTACTGCGTGGTGTCGCCGTCGCGAGAGGGAGGGCAGGCGCAGTTCATCCAGACGCCGCTGCCCGCCGACGACGGTGCGTCGACGGCGGCTACGCGCAGCTGGGCGGGTGCGCATCTGCAGGAACCACTGACGATCCGCCGGCTTGCCGAGCATGCCGGGATGAGTCCGCGCACGTTCATCCGCCGATTCCAGGAGGAGACGGGGCAGCCGCCGGGGGAGTGGGTGCGCCGACGGCGTCTCGACCGGGCCCGCGAGTTGCTCGAGGTGCACGGATCCGAGCTCAGCGTCGACGAGGTGGCCCGCCTGTCCGGGCTCGGCTCGGGGGCGAACCTGCGTCATCATCTGCGCCGCGGTCTGGGGATGTCGCCGTCGAGTTACCGGAGGGCCTTCGCGGGCCCGTAG
- a CDS encoding MFS transporter, with product MTVTARAPHRAARLHWAWVVAAVSFVALLGAAGFRSVPGVMMNPLHAEFGWSHGTVGLAMSVNMTLFGLTAPFAAALMDRFGVRPVLTVALGMIAAGSALSALMTASWQLVLLWGVLVGTGTGAISMGFVATITTRWFEARRGLVTGVLTAASATGQLIFLPVVAAVTTQYGWRWASLLVAGAALAVIPPVLLLMRNWPQDKGLGRYGMEPGVDTGPVPRPPGSSFTAAFSGLLLGARVPAFWLLAGSFAICGMTTNGLIGTHFIPAANDHGMPTTVAAGLLAVVGILDVAGTVFSGWLTDRVDPRVLLVIYYTGRGLSLVALPALLSPQAEPGTWVFIIFYGLDWVATVPPTIALCRHYFGAQAPIVFGWVFASHQLGAAVAAAGAGWLRDMHGDYDMAFYLAAGLCAIAALLCLSVRKVDHPAAMD from the coding sequence GTGACCGTCACCGCACGTGCTCCGCACCGGGCTGCCCGCCTGCATTGGGCCTGGGTGGTGGCGGCGGTCAGTTTCGTCGCGCTGCTCGGCGCAGCCGGGTTCCGTTCAGTGCCCGGCGTGATGATGAACCCACTGCACGCCGAATTCGGGTGGTCGCACGGCACGGTGGGCCTGGCCATGTCGGTGAACATGACGCTGTTCGGGCTCACCGCGCCGTTCGCCGCGGCGCTGATGGACCGCTTCGGGGTCCGTCCGGTCCTGACCGTCGCGCTCGGCATGATCGCGGCCGGAAGCGCGTTGAGCGCGCTGATGACCGCCAGCTGGCAGCTGGTGCTGCTGTGGGGGGTGCTCGTCGGCACCGGTACCGGGGCCATCTCGATGGGGTTCGTCGCGACCATCACCACGCGGTGGTTCGAGGCCCGGCGCGGGCTGGTGACCGGTGTACTGACCGCAGCCAGCGCCACCGGTCAGCTGATCTTCCTGCCCGTGGTGGCGGCGGTGACGACACAGTACGGCTGGCGATGGGCCTCCCTGCTGGTGGCCGGTGCCGCGCTGGCGGTGATCCCGCCGGTGCTGCTGCTGATGCGGAACTGGCCTCAGGACAAGGGACTCGGCCGGTACGGCATGGAACCCGGAGTCGACACCGGACCGGTTCCGCGGCCGCCGGGCAGCAGCTTCACGGCTGCGTTCTCGGGTCTGCTGCTGGGGGCGCGCGTACCCGCCTTCTGGCTGCTGGCGGGCAGCTTCGCGATCTGCGGGATGACCACCAACGGCCTTATCGGCACGCACTTCATCCCCGCGGCCAACGACCACGGCATGCCCACCACGGTGGCCGCAGGGCTACTGGCTGTCGTCGGCATCCTCGATGTGGCGGGCACGGTGTTCTCCGGCTGGCTGACCGACCGGGTGGATCCTCGCGTGCTGCTGGTCATCTACTACACAGGCCGGGGCCTGTCGCTGGTCGCGCTGCCCGCGCTGCTTTCCCCGCAGGCCGAGCCGGGCACCTGGGTGTTCATCATCTTCTACGGGCTGGACTGGGTGGCTACGGTGCCGCCGACGATTGCGCTGTGCCGCCACTACTTCGGTGCCCAGGCGCCGATCGTGTTCGGCTGGGTGTTCGCCTCGCATCAACTCGGCGCGGCGGTGGCCGCCGCGGGTGCGGGCTGGCTGCGGGACATGCACGGCGACTACGACATGGCGTTCTATCTGGCCGCGGGCCTGTGCGCGATCGCGGCACTGCTGTGCCTGTCGGTGCGCAAGGTCGACCACCCCGCTGCAATGGATTGA
- a CDS encoding YdeI/OmpD-associated family protein, with the protein MSGERVPGGVVHKLPADLRSALVGNATALAAWKDITPLARNEFICWVEDAKQDKTRERRIRRTQEELEEGMRRPCCWPGCKHRERTGKP; encoded by the coding sequence ATGAGCGGCGAACGGGTCCCCGGCGGGGTGGTCCACAAGCTGCCCGCCGACCTGCGCAGCGCACTCGTCGGGAACGCGACCGCGCTGGCGGCGTGGAAGGACATCACCCCGCTGGCGCGCAACGAGTTCATCTGCTGGGTGGAGGACGCCAAGCAGGACAAGACGCGGGAGCGACGGATCCGGCGCACCCAGGAGGAACTCGAAGAGGGTATGCGCAGGCCGTGCTGCTGGCCCGGTTGCAAGCACCGCGAGCGCACGGGCAAGCCCTAA